Proteins from one Xenopus tropicalis strain Nigerian chromosome 1, UCB_Xtro_10.0, whole genome shotgun sequence genomic window:
- the LOC116408237 gene encoding E3 ubiquitin/ISG15 ligase TRIM25-like, with protein sequence MAAALRDELSCSICLSIYTDPVSLPCGHNFCRGCIGGVLGAQEGSGAYSCPECRAEYQERPPLPRNRALGNIAERFRPTETEPGETGIFCTYCLLSPVPAAKSCLLCEASLCDTHLRGHCQSAEHVLTEPTASFMGRKCSVHHKVLEYHCCEDSACICVACCLAGEHRGHRVELLSEASEKKKEKLRKVLEKLSPEREETERGAQRLQERRREVAEAAAGETERVTALFRGIREELEALEKRLLSDISRQKEELTLTLTELIQQLEIKKDELSRKIRHIEELCNMADPLTVLQEQWESHGAAFCGAEGADTEGREREGTEGADTEGREREGIKIPAVVELDVGRISETLLTGLAGIVTGVKGRIYGQEATELVLDINTAGNRVSVSGDGKSASYSHTDQRRPQTPERFQVSQALSTRSFPSGRHYWEVKVSESGCWRVGAAYPSIERGVYRSYIGNNNKSWCLYRWNNNYTVRHDRKDTQLPHVPSCRRIRISLDYEAGRLSFYELSEPIRHLHTFTASFTEPLHAAFWVGGGAWVRIIS encoded by the coding sequence ATGGCTGCTGctctgagagacgagctgagctgctccatctgcctgagcatttatactgatccggtatccctgccctgtggccataacttctgccggggctgcattgggggggtgctgggTGCCCAGGAGGGGTCtggggcttattcctgccctgaatgcagagctgAGTATCAGGAGCGCCCTCCCCTGCCCAGGAACAGAGCTCTGGGGAACATAGCAGAGAGGTTCCGTCCGACTGAGACAGAGCCAGGGGAGACTGGgatcttctgcacttactgtctcctctctcctgtacctgctgctaaatcctgtctcctgtgtgaggcttctctgtgtgatacccacctgagggggcactgccagtcagcagaacatgtactcactgagcccaccgcttcctttatggggagaaaatgttctgtacatcacaaggttctggagtatcactgctgtgaggactctgcctgtatctgtgtggcctgctgcctggccggggagcaccggggccacagggtggagctgctgagtgaggcctctgagaagaagaaagagaaactgaggaaagttctggagaaactgagcccagagagagaggagactgagagaggagcccagaggctgcaggagcgcaggagagaagtggcagaagcggcagccggtgagacagagagagtcactgccctgtttaggggcatcagggaagagctggaagccctagagaagcgactcctgagtgacatctccaggcagaaagaggagctcacactcacactcactgagctgatccaacagctggaaataaagaaggacgagctgtccaggaagatccgtcacattgaggagctgtgcaacatggcagatccactcactgtcctacaggaacaatgggaatcccatggagctgccttttgtggggctgagggggcagatacagagggcagagagagagagggtactgagggggcagatactgagggcagagagagagagggtataaAGATCCCGGCTGTAGTGGAactggatgtgggtcggatctcagagacattactcacaggcttagctgggattgtgactggggtaaagggaaggatctatgggcaggaggctacagagctggtactggatataaacacggctgggaatcgtgtatctgtatcaggggacgggaaatctgcttcctactcacatacagaccagcgtcgcccacaaaccccagagagatttcaggtttctcaggctttaagcaccaggagtttcccctcagggcgacattactgggaagtgaaGGTCAGTGAATCAGGGTGCTggagggtaggggcggcctatcccagtatagagaggggagtgTATCGGTCCTacattgggaataataacaagtcctggtgtttgtacagATGGAATAATAACTATACAGTGAGACATGACAGAAAAGAcacacagttaccccacgtcccttcctgcaggagaatcaggatctcattggactatgaggccggacgcctgtccttttatgagctgagtgagccaatcaggcacttacacaccttcactgcctccttcactgagccccttcatgctgcattctgggtagggggcggtgcctgggtgagaatcattagttag